GAGTGTGGTCACCACTGCCTGGATCACCCTGTCTACCAGCCGGCCGGCCCTGCTGGCGTTGGAAGGGGTGGACTTACTGGCGCTGGCGGCCTGGTCGCTGCTGTTGCACGGTATTCTGCTGGCGCTGTGCCGGCTGGCGGGCAGGGGACTGGCCCGACCGGCACGGCTGGCGCTGCTGTTTACCGCCGCCCAGAAAACCACGCCGGTGGCGGTCAGCGTGCTGGTGGCCATGAGTGCCGCACAGGGCCTGGCGGTAGTGGCCTGCCTGGTGTTTCACTTTCTGCACATGCTGGCCGACGCCCTGCTGGCGTCGCGCATTGCGGCACGCACGGCGGCCATGGTTCGCGCCGAGGCTTAATGTTCGGCGCTGAAGGTACAGTAAAACCGGGTCGCCTCCCGACCCGAGGTCACTTCAACGGGCGCCTGGTGACCGTCAAGAATGGCCTTGACCAGGGCCAGCCCCAGGCCATGGCCCGGGCTGTGGCGGCTGCGATCGGCCCGGTACAGCCGTTCAAAAATATGGGGCAGATCGGCCTCGCTGATGCCCATGCCAGTGTCTTCCACGATCACTTCGATGGCGCTGCCCTGGCGCCGGGCCAGCAGTTTGACCTCACCTCCCGCCGGCGTGTACTTGATGGCGTTGTCGAGCAGGTTGGCAAAGGCCTGGCTCAGGGCCTGGGGATCACCGTGGATCACCAGCTCCGGTGCCAGCTCGGTGGTCAGGGTGATCTCCTTGTCTTCGGCGGCGAGTTCGTACAGCTCGGCCACTTCTTCCAGCAGCCGGCTCAGGTCGCAGGGCTCGAGCCGGGCCGGGTCCAGCCCCTGCTCGGCAGCGGTGATCGCCAGCAGGTAACCGAGCTGGGCCTCCATGCGCTGGTTTTCTTCGGCGCAGTCGAGCAGGCTGTCGTACCAGTGTTGCGGCGCCTTGCTGGCCAGCGCCTGCTCCAGGCTCAGGCGCTGACGGGTAAGGGGGGTGCGCAGATCGTGTGCGGCACTGTCCAGGGCGTGGCGCAGCCCGCTGACCAGGCGGTGGATTCGGGCCATCTGCTGGTTGAACAGCAGGATCAGCTGGCCGAGTTCGGTGTGTGTTGAGGCGGTTTGTGGCACCGGGCGGTCGAGGCCGTCCCGTTGCAGGCTGCCGATGCGGTGAATCAGGGCGCGAATGGGACGCAGGGTGCGTCGGGTGAGCCAGGCAACCAGCCCCAGGCTGATCAGCAGCATGGGCAGCAGCAGTTGCAGCATGGTCTGACGGTAGCGGGCCAGATCCTGCTGCCGAGGCTGGGCCGACAGCGCCACCTGCAGCCGGTAACCGTCAAGCTGGCGGCCCTGGTGCCAGCTGCCGTCGGCGAGTTGGCCGTCGACCTCGGCCGGCAGGGCGGGGCCGGCGCTGAACAGCAATTGTTGCGCTCGATCGCTGAAGCGCACCCGGTAGTGGCTCAGCAGCAAAAACTCCCGATCCCGCTCCAGCACGTGCAGCAGCTTGTCGGGGCCGGCGTCGGAGCTTACCCGCTGGTAGTTGTCGAGCAGGGTGGTCACCAGCTGGCGATCCTTGTCGAGCAGGCGTTTACCCAGCAGGTGATCGCCGGCCAGCAGCAGGCCGCCGGTCACCAGGGTCATCAGCACCAGGTACCAGAGGGTGAGGGTCAAGCCGGTGGTAAAGCGGGGATTAATCGGCGCGCAGGACATAGCCAATGCCTCTCAGGGTATGCAGCAGTTTTTGGGTCTGGCCCTTGTCGATTTTATTGCGCAGCCGGCATACCAGCACGTCCACCACGTTGGTCTGGGGATCAAAGCGATAATCCCAGACCCGCTCGAGAATCTGGGTGCGGGATACCACCCGGCCCTGGTGACGCAGCAGCAGCTCCAGCAGCACCAGCTCCCGGGGTTGCAGTGCCAGCCGCTGGTCGCCGCGCCAGGCCAGCTTGCGCGCTGGATCCAGACGCATATCCGCCAGTCGCAGCAGGTCCAGAGCCGGTGTCGGCTGGCACCGGCGCAGCAGCACTTCAATGCGTGCCAGCAGCTCGCTGAAGGCAAAGGGCTTGGTCAGGTAGTCGTCGCCGCCGAGGCGCAGTCCCTGCACCCGGTCGTCCACCGAACGGCGTGCGCTCAGCAGCAAAATAGGGAAGTCGGCCCCCTGGCCTCGCCATTCCTGCACCAGCTCAAGGCCATCCTGGCCTGGCAGCATGATATCGACAATGGCAAGGGCGGGAGCCTGTTCCAGGGCCTGCCAGGCGGCTTCTTCGGCCCGGCTGCAGTGCTGCACCCGGTAGCCCTGCTCGGTGAGGCCGCGGGTAAGAAAGGCGGCAATTTTGGCGTCATCTTCAACCAGCAACAGCTCCATGGCCTGGGTCTCCGTGGTGTGTATCGCGGTTATTGTACCGCCATCGGGCGAAGCGGCCATGAACCTTTCCATTCTGTAATGCAGCGGCAAGGTGAGGGCAAGGCAGGTTGGTTAAAGTCATCGGGACATCAACAAGGAGATGTATCATGAAAAAAGTTCTCGCCGTACTGGCCCTGGCCAGCCTGGGTGTTCAGGCCCAGACCATTGCTACCCCGGTACTGACCACCGATACCGCTCTCAAACTGGTGAGCGAAGGTATCGGCCAGTGTGCCAAAGACGGCTATAACGTCACCGTGGCCGTGGTGGATCGCAGCGGTGCCCTCAAGGCGCTGGCACGCAATGAAAACGCCGGCCCGCACACCCTGGAAAGCGCTCGTAAAAAGGCCTTTACCTCGGCCTCCATGGGGGTGGTCACCGCTGATCTGGCCAACAACATCGCCGACAAGCCGGCCCTGTTCGGGCTGCGGGAAATGCACCCCGACATGCTGATCCTGGGCGGCGGCCTGCCGATCCGAATCAATGATCAATTGGTGGGTGGCATCGGCATCGGCGGCGCCCCGGGCGGCCACCTGGATCAGGCCTGTGCCGATGCCGCCCTCAAGGCGGTGCTTAAGTGAAGTCGGCAGGGCGATCTATGCCTGACCGCTCAGCCAGTTCATCAGGGCGTCTTCCGGCATGGGACGGGCGCGTAAAAAACCCTGATAGGCGGGGCAACCCAGCAGCCTGAGCTGGCTGCGTTGGGGCTCGGTCTCCACCCCTTCCGCCACCACCGCGAGTTGCAGCTGGCGTGCCAGCTGCAAAATGCAGGCAATAATGGCCCTGTCCCTGGGATGGGTGTCGATATGGCGAATAAAGGCGCGATCCAGCTTGAGC
The Oceanimonas doudoroffii DNA segment above includes these coding regions:
- a CDS encoding sensor histidine kinase, which encodes MSCAPINPRFTTGLTLTLWYLVLMTLVTGGLLLAGDHLLGKRLLDKDRQLVTTLLDNYQRVSSDAGPDKLLHVLERDREFLLLSHYRVRFSDRAQQLLFSAGPALPAEVDGQLADGSWHQGRQLDGYRLQVALSAQPRQQDLARYRQTMLQLLLPMLLISLGLVAWLTRRTLRPIRALIHRIGSLQRDGLDRPVPQTASTHTELGQLILLFNQQMARIHRLVSGLRHALDSAAHDLRTPLTRQRLSLEQALASKAPQHWYDSLLDCAEENQRMEAQLGYLLAITAAEQGLDPARLEPCDLSRLLEEVAELYELAAEDKEITLTTELAPELVIHGDPQALSQAFANLLDNAIKYTPAGGEVKLLARRQGSAIEVIVEDTGMGISEADLPHIFERLYRADRSRHSPGHGLGLALVKAILDGHQAPVEVTSGREATRFYCTFSAEH
- a CDS encoding response regulator transcription factor; its protein translation is MAASPDGGTITAIHTTETQAMELLLVEDDAKIAAFLTRGLTEQGYRVQHCSRAEEAAWQALEQAPALAIVDIMLPGQDGLELVQEWRGQGADFPILLLSARRSVDDRVQGLRLGGDDYLTKPFAFSELLARIEVLLRRCQPTPALDLLRLADMRLDPARKLAWRGDQRLALQPRELVLLELLLRHQGRVVSRTQILERVWDYRFDPQTNVVDVLVCRLRNKIDKGQTQKLLHTLRGIGYVLRAD
- a CDS encoding GlcG/HbpS family heme-binding protein; translation: MKKVLAVLALASLGVQAQTIATPVLTTDTALKLVSEGIGQCAKDGYNVTVAVVDRSGALKALARNENAGPHTLESARKKAFTSASMGVVTADLANNIADKPALFGLREMHPDMLILGGGLPIRINDQLVGGIGIGGAPGGHLDQACADAALKAVLK